Proteins co-encoded in one Daphnia carinata strain CSIRO-1 chromosome 3, CSIRO_AGI_Dcar_HiC_V3, whole genome shotgun sequence genomic window:
- the LOC130693306 gene encoding serine/threonine-protein kinase/endoribonuclease IRE1-like, translating into MAVKFDRSAVLGNGIDGMVFLGTFAGEEVAVKRIQLRMDKDANDARQSREEEAMKKLEHPNVLKLIEVQKDLDFKYFILELCLGTVSDHIKGNYKGPMPSEIDGMIQMASGLQYIHSRQFVHRDIKPGNVLISKSHVLKISDFGFCRPVTLSGSFSMSSGPKGTRIYNSPEFHDSENKSPAEKEKMRANVSTDIFSLGCLFHTYITKGCHPFAKGKVTNETETIGNILNGNKFLASGESGLSKDHYAFSMIDGMTEKIAKDRWKLDLVLETLKSQKLILPQE; encoded by the exons ATGGCTGTCAAATTCGACAGGAGTGCAGTATTGGGCAATGGCATAGATGGCATGGTGTTTTTGGGCACTTTTGCTGGAGAAGAAGTTGCCGTCAAGAGGATCCAGTTAAGAATGGACAAAGATGCCAATGATGCCCGTCAAAGTCGTGAAGAAGAAGCCATGAAAAAACTGGAACACCCTAATGTTCTCAAATTAATTGAGGTTCAAAAAGACCTCGATTTCAA gtattttattttggaactatGCCTGGGAACAGTTAGCGATCACATCAAAGGAAACTACAAAGGCCCGATGCCTTCCGAAATCGACGGAATGATTCAAATGGCTAGCGGATTGCAATATATTCATTCACGGCAATTCGTCCATCGAGATATCAAACCAGGAAATGTATTGATTTCTAAATCCCACGTTCTGAAAATATCGGATTTCGGATTCTGCCGACCAGTTACACTTTCCGGAAGTTTTTCAATGTCGAGCGGACCCAAAGGCACCAGGATCTATAACTCGCCGGAATTCCACGATTCGGAAAACAAAAGCCCAgcggagaaggaaaaaatgcGAGCTAATGTGTCAACAGACATCTTTTCTTTAGGCTGTTTGTTTCATACTTACATCACAAAAGGCTGTCATCCTTTCGCTAAAGGAAAGGTTACCAACGAGACCGAAACCATCGGCAACATCCTTAATGGGAATAAATTTCTTGCAAGCGGCGAGTCTG GTCTTTCAAAGGATCATTATGCATTTTCAATGATCGACGGTATGACGGAGAAGATTGCAAAAGACCGTTGGAAATTAGACCTAGTTTTGGAAACTCTGAAAAGTCAGAAACTGATACTTCCACAGGAATGA
- the LOC130693294 gene encoding serine/threonine-protein kinase/endoribonuclease IRE2-like, which translates to MEQPTEAPVPRYDRDELLGRGTFASVYGLSSHTVVKKILKDGMDKVLHVREEEAMRRMDHPNVLKLIGVAEDNDFKYLVLERCMGTVKDYITGDKKFDEMPPEVEALRQMANGLAYIHSQEVVHRDIKPANVLISSGFVLKIADFGCCKPTAPDGSMSVTSGPKGTKTYFAPEYLRLEVENVTAEERKNIRADKSIDIFSLGCLFFTYIVNKGIHIHLFATPGRTFKLSESYESKVANNILSDKKFMEENGMPRGHYAFEMIDGMTQALSKNRWPLEDGEPGINSVLGTINTELQRQQSQ; encoded by the exons ATGGAACAACCTACCGAAG CACCTGTGCCCCGCTATGACAGGGATGAGCTTCTCGGAAGGGGGACATTTGCCTCTGTGTACGGACTAAGTTCACACACGGTCgtcaagaaaattttaaaagatggGATGGACAAAGTATTACACGTCAGAGAGGAGGAAGCAATGAGAAGAATGGATCACCCCAACGTCCTAAAATTGATAGGCGTCGCAGAAGACAATGATTTCAA ATATCTGGTACTTGAACGATGTATGGGTACTGTTAAGGACTATATTACCGGTGATAAAAAGTTCGATGAAATGCCACCGGAGGTTGAAGCTTTGAGGCAAATGGCAAACGGACTAGCTTACATTCACTCTCAAGAGGTTGTTCATCGAGATATTAAGCCAGCAAACGTGCTCATTTCTTCCGGTTTTGTCCTAAAAATTGCGGATTTCGGGTGCTGTAAACCCACGGCGCCAGACGGATCTATGTCTGTAACTAGCGGCCCTAAAGGAACCAAGACTTATTTCGCACCGGAGTACCTGCGACTAGAGGTCGAGAACGTTACAGctgaagaaaggaaaaacattagAGCAGACAAGTCAATCGACATTTTTTCATTGGGCTGCCTTTTCTTCACTTACATAGTTAACAAAGGAATTCACATTCATCTATTTGCAACCCCGGGACGGACATTTAAGCTTTCAGAATCATACGAAAGTAAAGTAGCTAATAATATTCTTAGCGACAAAAAATTTATGGAAGAAAATG GAATGCCAAGAGGACACTATGCGTTTGAAATGATTGACGGAATGACTCAAGCTCTTTCTAAAAACCGCTGGCCTTTGGAAGACGGTGAACCTGGAATAAATTCAGTGCTCGGCACTATAAACACGGAACTGCAACGTCAACAGTCGCAATAA